DNA sequence from the Sinorhizobium sp. RAC02 genome:
TATGCCATCCTTCTCCTCGACGCGATGGATGGAGGCGGCGCATGACGGGTGGTGGAGCGTCCCTCCTGCAAAAAGTGTCCGGCGCAGCACTTGCGGGCCTTTCCCGCGCCGTCACCGGCGTCAGGCCGATCTGGGCGGGCGCAGCACCGAACGGCCGGCAGCGCATCTATTTTGCCAATCATGCAAGCCATGGTGATTTCATCCTGATCTCGACCTGCCTGTATCCGGCCGAGCGCAGCCGCACCGCCGCCGTCGCGGGCGCCGACTATTGGAACGCGGATTCCGTCCGCCGTTTCATTTCCGGAAAGCTGCTGCGCACGGTGCTCGTCGAGCGCAACTGGGTCGAGCGCACGGCCGATCCTTTGCAGGTCATGCTCTCGGCGCTCGAAGCGGGCGAATCCTTGATCTTCTTTCCGGAGGGCACGCGCAACATGACCGAAGAGCCGCTGCTGCGCTTCCGCTCAGGCCTCTACAATCTCG
Encoded proteins:
- a CDS encoding lysophospholipid acyltransferase family protein, with translation MTGGGASLLQKVSGAALAGLSRAVTGVRPIWAGAAPNGRQRIYFANHASHGDFILISTCLYPAERSRTAAVAGADYWNADSVRRFISGKLLRTVLVERNWVERTADPLQVMLSALEAGESLIFFPEGTRNMTEEPLLRFRSGLYNLAAARPDVELVPCWIENMSRVLPKGAVLPVPLLCRVVFGAPIVLEAEEERKAFLDRARQALLALAPQNDGNR